A region of Streptomyces sp. NBC_01264 DNA encodes the following proteins:
- a CDS encoding nitrite/sulfite reductase: protein MAATPDTTAAAAPAAAARRKTGRHRGEGQWAVGHHTPLNGNEQFKKDDDGLNVRARIENIYSKAGFDSIDPNDLRGRMRWWGLYTQRKPGIDGGKTAILEPEELDDKYFMLRVRIDGGRLTTEQLRVIGEISEEFARGTADLTDRQNVQYHWIRIEDVPEIWRRLEAVGLSTTEACGDTPRVILGSPVAGIALDEIIDGTPAIDEIYARIVGNPAFSNLPRKFKSAISGSPLLDVAHEINDIAFVGVNHPEHGPGFDVWVGGGLSTNPKLGVRLGTWVSLDEVPDIYEGVISIFRDYGYRRLRTRARLKFLVADWGPAKFRQVLEDEYLKRKLTDGPAPEQPSGQWRDHVGVHQQQDGKFYVGFAPRVGRVDGATLTKIAAVAEQHGSGRLRTTAEQKMIVLDIEAGQVDSVVAALEALDLRVNPSPFRRGTMACTGIEFCKLAIVETKARGASLIDELERRLPGFAEPLTININGCPNACARIQVADIGLKGQLVLDDEGNQVEGYQVHLGGALGLEAGFGRKVRGLKVTSAGLPDYVERVVTRFEKQREDGERFASWVTRAKDEDLS, encoded by the coding sequence ATGGCCGCCACCCCCGATACGACCGCAGCCGCCGCACCCGCCGCCGCCGCGCGCCGCAAGACCGGCCGTCACCGCGGTGAGGGCCAGTGGGCCGTCGGACACCACACGCCCCTCAACGGCAACGAGCAGTTCAAGAAGGACGACGACGGTCTCAATGTGCGGGCGCGCATCGAGAACATCTACTCCAAGGCGGGCTTCGACTCGATCGACCCCAACGACCTGCGCGGCCGTATGCGCTGGTGGGGCCTCTACACCCAGCGCAAGCCCGGGATCGACGGCGGCAAGACCGCGATCCTGGAGCCGGAGGAGCTGGACGACAAGTACTTCATGCTGCGCGTGCGCATCGACGGCGGCCGGCTGACCACCGAGCAGCTGCGCGTCATCGGCGAGATCTCCGAGGAGTTCGCCCGCGGCACCGCCGACCTCACGGACCGGCAGAACGTGCAGTACCACTGGATCCGCATCGAGGACGTCCCGGAGATCTGGCGCCGTCTGGAGGCCGTCGGCCTCTCGACCACCGAGGCCTGCGGTGACACCCCCCGCGTGATCCTCGGCTCGCCCGTCGCCGGCATCGCGCTGGACGAGATCATCGACGGCACCCCCGCCATCGACGAGATCTATGCCCGCATCGTGGGCAACCCCGCCTTCTCGAACCTGCCCCGCAAGTTCAAGTCCGCGATCTCCGGCTCGCCGCTGCTCGACGTGGCGCACGAGATCAACGACATCGCCTTCGTGGGCGTGAACCACCCCGAGCACGGCCCCGGCTTCGACGTCTGGGTCGGCGGCGGTCTCTCCACCAACCCGAAGCTGGGTGTGCGCCTGGGCACCTGGGTCTCGCTCGACGAGGTCCCGGACATCTACGAGGGCGTCATCTCGATCTTCCGCGACTACGGGTACCGCCGGCTGCGCACCCGCGCCCGCCTGAAGTTCCTCGTCGCCGACTGGGGCCCGGCCAAGTTCCGCCAGGTCCTGGAGGACGAGTACCTGAAGCGCAAGCTGACCGACGGCCCCGCGCCCGAGCAGCCCAGCGGCCAGTGGCGCGACCATGTCGGCGTGCACCAGCAGCAGGACGGCAAGTTCTACGTCGGCTTCGCGCCCCGCGTGGGCCGCGTCGACGGCGCCACTCTGACGAAGATCGCCGCCGTCGCCGAGCAGCACGGCTCCGGCCGGCTGCGCACCACCGCCGAGCAGAAGATGATCGTGCTCGACATCGAGGCGGGCCAGGTCGACTCGGTCGTCGCGGCCCTGGAGGCGCTGGACCTGCGGGTCAACCCGTCCCCGTTCCGCCGCGGCACGATGGCCTGCACCGGCATCGAGTTCTGCAAGCTCGCCATCGTCGAGACGAAGGCGCGCGGCGCCTCGCTGATCGACGAACTGGAGCGCCGCCTGCCGGGGTTCGCCGAGCCACTCACCATCAACATCAACGGCTGCCCGAACGCTTGCGCCCGTATCCAGGTGGCGGACATCGGTCTCAAGGGCCAGCTGGTCCTGGACGACGAGGGCAACCAGGTCGAGGGCTACCAGGTCCACCTGGGCGGCGCACTCGGACTGGAGGCCGGATTCGGCCGCAAGGTCCGCGGTCTCAAGGTCACCTCGGCCGGTCTGCCGGACTACGTCGAGCGGGTCGTCACGCGCTTCGAGAAGCAGCGCGAGGACGGCGAGCGCTTCGCGAGCTGGGTCACCCGTGCAAAGGACGAGGACCTCTCATGA
- a CDS encoding DpnI domain-containing protein, with translation MSERAAPFYCPYCGDEDLFPNETGHGAWECRACNRAFQLKYLGLLARGVQSNDAGGDEI, from the coding sequence ATGAGCGAGCGCGCCGCACCGTTCTACTGCCCGTACTGCGGCGACGAGGACCTGTTCCCGAACGAAACAGGCCACGGCGCCTGGGAATGCAGGGCCTGCAATCGAGCCTTCCAGCTGAAGTACCTCGGGCTGCTGGCCCGGGGTGTTCAGTCCAATGACGCTGGAGGGGACGAGATATGA
- a CDS encoding phosphoadenylyl-sulfate reductase has product MTTIQDASLKTLAEQAGRDLEDSTPLEILTWAAETFGKKFAVTSSMEDAVVAHLASRAFPGVDVVFLDTGYHFEETIGTRDAVEAVMDVNVITLTPRQSVAEQDAEYGPKLHDRDPDLCCALRKVKPLEEGLTAYDAWATGLRRDESPTRANTPVVGWDEKRQKVKVSPIARWTQDDVDAYVLEHGVLTNPLLMDGYASVGCAPCTRRVAEGEDARAGRWAGRGKTECGLHG; this is encoded by the coding sequence ATGACCACGATTCAGGACGCGAGTCTCAAAACCCTGGCCGAGCAGGCGGGCCGGGACCTCGAGGACTCCACCCCCCTGGAGATCCTCACCTGGGCGGCCGAGACCTTCGGCAAGAAGTTCGCCGTGACCTCCTCCATGGAGGACGCGGTCGTCGCCCACCTCGCCTCCCGCGCCTTCCCCGGCGTGGACGTGGTCTTCCTCGACACGGGCTACCACTTCGAGGAGACCATCGGCACCCGTGACGCGGTCGAGGCCGTGATGGACGTCAACGTCATCACGCTCACCCCGCGCCAGAGCGTCGCCGAGCAGGACGCCGAGTACGGCCCCAAGCTGCACGACCGCGACCCCGACCTGTGCTGCGCGCTGCGCAAGGTCAAGCCGCTCGAAGAGGGCCTGACCGCGTACGACGCCTGGGCGACGGGTCTGCGCCGCGACGAGTCCCCGACCCGGGCGAACACCCCGGTGGTCGGCTGGGACGAGAAGCGGCAGAAGGTCAAGGTCTCGCCGATCGCCCGCTGGACCCAGGACGACGTGGACGCGTACGTCCTGGAGCACGGCGTGCTCACCAACCCGCTGCTGATGGACGGTTACGCCTCCGTCGGCTGCGCCCCCTGCACCCGTCGGGTGGCGGAGGGCGAGGACGCCCGCGCCGGCCGCTGGGCCGGGCGCGGCAAGACCGAGTGCGGACTGCACGGCTGA
- the cysC gene encoding adenylyl-sulfate kinase, whose protein sequence is MSVSDQGATVWLTGLPSAGKTTIAYALAERLRAEGHRVEVLDGDEIREFLSAGLGFSREDRHTNVQRIGFVAELLASNGVKALVPVIAPFADSREAVRKRHAAEGTGYLEVHVATPVEVCSERDVKGLYAKQAAGEISGLTGVDDPYEAPESPDLRIESHTQSVQESASALHALLTERGLA, encoded by the coding sequence ATGAGCGTGAGCGACCAGGGCGCCACCGTGTGGCTGACCGGGCTGCCGAGCGCGGGCAAGACCACCATCGCCTACGCGCTGGCCGAGCGGCTGCGCGCCGAGGGCCACCGCGTGGAGGTCCTCGACGGCGACGAGATCCGCGAGTTCCTCTCCGCCGGTCTCGGCTTCAGCCGCGAGGACCGGCACACCAACGTGCAGCGGATCGGCTTCGTCGCCGAACTCCTCGCGTCCAACGGCGTCAAGGCGCTCGTCCCGGTGATCGCTCCGTTCGCCGACAGCCGCGAGGCCGTCCGCAAGCGGCACGCCGCCGAGGGCACGGGCTACCTCGAGGTGCACGTGGCCACTCCGGTGGAGGTGTGCTCCGAGCGTGACGTGAAGGGCCTGTACGCCAAGCAGGCGGCGGGCGAGATCTCCGGTCTGACCGGGGTCGACGACCCGTACGAGGCACCGGAGTCCCCGGACCTCCGTATCGAGTCGCACACGCAGTCCGTACAGGAGTCGGCTTCGGCCCTGCACGCGCTGCTCACCGAGAGGGGTCTGGCATGA
- the cysD gene encoding sulfate adenylyltransferase subunit CysD: protein MTATVAHVHEGTDAPYALSHLDALESEAVHIFREVAGEFEKPVILFSGGKDSIVMLHLALKAFAPAPVPFTLLHVDTGHNFPEVLDYRDRAVARHGLRLHVASVQEYIDAGKLRERPDGVRNPLQTVPLTEAIQQLKFDAVFGGGRRDEEKARAKERVFSLRDEFSQWDPRRQRPELWNLYNGRHAPGEHVRIFPLSNWTELDVWQYIAREKIELPEIYFAHEREVFQRNGMWLTAGEWGGAKDGETTETRLIRYRTVGDMSCTGAVDSDATTLDAVITEIAASRLTERGATRADDKLSEAAMEDRKREGYF from the coding sequence ATGACCGCCACCGTCGCACACGTCCACGAAGGGACGGACGCGCCCTACGCGCTGTCGCACCTCGACGCCCTCGAATCGGAGGCCGTGCACATCTTCCGCGAGGTGGCGGGCGAGTTCGAGAAGCCGGTGATCCTCTTCTCCGGCGGCAAGGACTCCATCGTCATGCTGCACCTGGCGCTGAAGGCGTTCGCGCCCGCGCCGGTGCCGTTCACCCTGCTCCACGTGGACACCGGCCACAACTTCCCCGAGGTCCTGGACTACCGCGACCGCGCGGTCGCCCGGCACGGACTGCGCCTGCACGTGGCCTCCGTCCAGGAGTACATCGACGCCGGCAAGCTCCGCGAGCGTCCCGACGGCGTCCGCAACCCGCTGCAGACCGTCCCCCTCACGGAGGCCATCCAGCAGCTCAAGTTCGACGCCGTCTTCGGCGGCGGCCGCCGCGACGAGGAGAAGGCCCGCGCCAAGGAGCGCGTCTTCTCCCTGCGCGACGAGTTCTCCCAGTGGGACCCGCGCCGCCAGCGCCCCGAGCTGTGGAACCTGTACAACGGCCGTCACGCGCCGGGTGAGCACGTGCGCATCTTCCCGCTGTCCAACTGGACCGAGCTGGACGTGTGGCAGTACATCGCCCGCGAGAAGATCGAACTGCCGGAGATCTACTTCGCCCACGAGCGCGAGGTCTTCCAGCGCAACGGCATGTGGCTGACGGCCGGCGAATGGGGCGGTGCCAAGGACGGCGAGACCACCGAGACCCGCCTGATCCGCTACCGCACCGTCGGTGACATGTCCTGCACCGGTGCCGTCGACTCCGACGCCACCACGCTGGACGCCGTGATCACCGAAATCGCCGCCTCCCGGCTCACCGAGCGGGGCGCGACCCGCGCCGACGACAAGCTGTCCGAGGCCGCGATGGAAGACCGCAAGCGCGAAGGGTACTTCTAG
- a CDS encoding sulfate adenylyltransferase subunit 1: MTSTTEQFADLSATTLLRFATAGSVDDGKSTLVGRLLHDSKSVLTDQLEAVERVSASRGQDTPDLALLTDGLRAEREQGITIDVAYRYFATARRRFILADTPGHVQYTRNMVTGASTADLAVVLVDARNGVIEQTRRHAAVAALLRVPHVVLAVNKMDLVGYEEAVFASIAEEFTAYATGLGVPEITAIPISALAGDNVVEPSANMDWYGGPTVLEHLETVPVSHDLTACPARFPVQYVIRPQTAEHPDYRGYAGQIASGVLRVGEAVTVLPSGRTSVIEGIDALGESVDIAWAPQSVTLRLKDDIDISRGDLIAPSSSSPATTQDVVATVCHVADQPLAVGARVLIKHTTRTVKAIVKEIPSRLTLDDLSQHPNPGQLVANDIGRVVVRTAEPLALDSYADSRRTGSFLLIDPADGTTLAAGMVGESFASTAETTVQADEEGWDF, encoded by the coding sequence ATGACCTCCACCACCGAGCAGTTCGCCGATCTGTCGGCGACCACGCTGCTGCGCTTCGCGACCGCGGGCTCCGTCGACGACGGCAAGTCCACCCTGGTCGGCCGGCTCCTGCACGACTCCAAGTCGGTCCTCACCGACCAGCTGGAAGCCGTGGAGCGGGTCTCGGCCAGCCGCGGCCAGGACACCCCCGACCTGGCGCTGCTCACCGACGGCCTGCGGGCCGAGCGGGAGCAGGGCATCACCATCGACGTGGCCTACCGCTACTTCGCGACGGCCCGGCGCCGGTTCATCCTGGCCGACACCCCCGGGCACGTGCAGTACACCCGGAACATGGTCACCGGCGCTTCCACCGCCGACCTCGCCGTGGTGCTGGTCGACGCCCGCAACGGCGTGATCGAGCAGACGCGCAGGCACGCCGCCGTCGCGGCCCTCCTGCGGGTCCCGCACGTGGTCCTGGCCGTCAACAAGATGGACCTGGTGGGCTACGAGGAGGCCGTCTTCGCGTCGATCGCCGAGGAGTTCACCGCGTACGCCACGGGCCTGGGCGTCCCGGAGATCACCGCGATCCCGATCTCCGCCCTGGCCGGCGACAACGTGGTCGAGCCCTCCGCGAACATGGACTGGTACGGCGGCCCCACGGTGCTGGAGCACCTGGAGACCGTCCCGGTCAGCCACGACCTCACCGCCTGCCCGGCGCGTTTCCCGGTGCAGTACGTGATCCGTCCGCAGACCGCCGAGCACCCGGACTACCGGGGCTACGCGGGCCAGATCGCCTCCGGCGTGCTGCGGGTCGGCGAGGCCGTCACCGTCCTGCCGTCGGGCCGCACCTCGGTCATCGAGGGCATCGACGCGCTCGGCGAGAGCGTCGACATCGCGTGGGCCCCGCAGTCGGTGACCCTGCGCCTCAAGGACGACATCGACATCTCGCGCGGCGATCTGATCGCGCCGTCGTCGAGCTCCCCCGCCACCACGCAGGACGTCGTGGCGACGGTCTGCCACGTGGCGGACCAGCCGCTCGCCGTGGGCGCCCGGGTGCTGATCAAGCACACGACGCGCACGGTGAAGGCGATCGTCAAGGAGATCCCCTCGCGGCTGACCCTGGACGACCTGTCCCAGCACCCGAACCCCGGGCAGCTGGTGGCCAACGACATCGGCCGAGTCGTCGTCCGTACCGCCGAGCCGCTCGCGCTCGACTCGTACGCCGACTCGCGCCGCACCGGGTCCTTCCTGCTGATCGACCCGGCGGACGGCACGACCCTGGCGGCCGGCATGGTCGGCGAATCCTTCGCCTCCACCGCCGAGACCACCGTCCAGGCCGACGAAGAAGGGTGGGACTTCTGA
- a CDS encoding aliphatic sulfonate ABC transporter substrate-binding protein: MPANGSPRKTLRRSITAAAALPLLIGALASCGYGSEAKKDDAPAKENVAAEGKKLSASEVRIGYFPNLTHATALVGLQEGLIAKELGATTIKPQSFNAGPSEIEALNGGSLDIGFIGPSPSINAYVKSKGSNLRIISGSASGGVKLVVNPAKIKTLDDLKGKKIATPQKGNTQDVAFLNWIAEKGWAVDPESGKGDVSVVRTDNKVTPDAFKQGSIDGAWVPEPTASKLVSDGGSVLLDETALWPDKKFVITNIIVSQKFLTEHPDVVEAVLTGTVKTNAWINANPDKAKASANAKLAAEGGKPLDTKVIDPAWPSILITNDPLASTLKTQSEWAVKAKLIEQPELNGIYDLKLLNKVLKAAGQPEVADAGLGVK, translated from the coding sequence GTGCCTGCCAACGGTTCCCCGCGTAAGACCCTGCGCCGCAGCATCACCGCCGCTGCCGCCCTCCCGCTCCTGATCGGCGCCCTCGCCTCGTGCGGCTACGGCTCCGAGGCCAAGAAGGACGACGCTCCCGCGAAGGAGAACGTCGCCGCCGAGGGCAAGAAGCTCTCCGCCTCCGAGGTCCGCATCGGCTACTTCCCGAACCTGACCCACGCCACGGCGCTGGTCGGTCTCCAGGAAGGCCTGATCGCCAAGGAGCTCGGCGCCACCACCATCAAGCCGCAGTCCTTCAACGCCGGCCCGTCCGAGATCGAAGCCCTCAACGGCGGCTCTCTCGACATCGGCTTCATCGGCCCCTCGCCGTCGATCAACGCCTACGTGAAGTCCAAGGGCTCCAACCTGCGGATCATCTCCGGCTCCGCCTCCGGCGGCGTCAAGCTGGTCGTGAACCCGGCGAAGATCAAGACCCTGGACGACCTCAAGGGCAAGAAGATCGCCACCCCGCAGAAGGGGAACACGCAGGACGTCGCGTTCCTCAACTGGATCGCCGAGAAGGGCTGGGCGGTCGACCCGGAGTCCGGCAAGGGTGACGTCTCCGTCGTCCGCACGGACAACAAGGTCACCCCGGACGCCTTCAAGCAGGGCTCGATCGACGGCGCCTGGGTGCCGGAGCCCACGGCCTCCAAGCTCGTCTCCGACGGCGGCTCCGTCCTCCTCGACGAGACCGCCCTGTGGCCCGACAAGAAGTTCGTGATCACGAACATCATCGTGTCCCAGAAGTTCCTCACGGAGCACCCGGACGTCGTCGAGGCCGTGCTCACGGGCACGGTGAAGACCAACGCGTGGATCAACGCCAACCCGGACAAGGCCAAGGCCTCCGCGAACGCGAAGCTCGCGGCCGAGGGCGGCAAGCCGCTCGACACCAAGGTCATCGACCCGGCGTGGCCGAGCATCCTCATCACCAACGACCCGCTGGCGTCGACGCTGAAGACGCAGTCGGAGTGGGCGGTCAAGGCCAAGCTCATCGAGCAGCCGGAGCTGAACGGCATCTACGACCTGAAGCTCCTGAACAAGGTGCTCAAGGCCGCCGGCCAGCCCGAGGTCGCCGACGCCGGTCTCGGCGTCAAGTAA
- a CDS encoding ABC transporter ATP-binding protein — MATMLAKAAEGTVAEQTHAARIEHVSKSFSGPAGSQLVLDDISLDVAPGEFVTILGASGCGKSTLLNLVAGLDKPSAGSIETPGGRPALMFQEHALFPWLTAGKNIELALRLRGVAKADRKPEAERLLELVRLGGSYGKRVHELSGGMRQRVALARALAQDSQLLLMDEPFAALDAITRDVLHGELTRIWEETNLSVLFVTHNVREAVRLAQRVVLLSSRPGRVAKEWTVGIPQPRRIEDADVAELSLEITEHLRGEIRRHGQH; from the coding sequence ATGGCCACCATGCTTGCCAAGGCTGCCGAGGGCACCGTAGCGGAGCAGACGCACGCCGCTCGGATCGAGCACGTCTCGAAGTCCTTCTCCGGCCCGGCCGGATCGCAGCTCGTCCTGGACGACATCAGCCTCGATGTCGCTCCCGGAGAGTTCGTCACCATCCTGGGTGCCTCGGGGTGTGGAAAGTCCACCCTGCTCAACCTGGTCGCCGGACTGGACAAGCCGTCCGCGGGGTCGATCGAGACCCCCGGCGGCCGTCCGGCCCTGATGTTCCAGGAGCACGCCCTCTTCCCGTGGCTCACCGCGGGCAAGAACATCGAACTCGCCCTGCGGCTGCGCGGGGTGGCCAAGGCCGACCGCAAGCCGGAGGCCGAGCGGCTGCTGGAGCTGGTCCGGCTCGGCGGCTCGTACGGCAAGCGGGTCCACGAGCTGTCGGGCGGCATGCGCCAGCGCGTGGCCCTGGCCCGGGCGCTCGCCCAGGACAGCCAACTGCTGCTGATGGACGAGCCGTTCGCGGCGCTCGACGCCATCACCCGCGACGTGCTGCACGGCGAGCTCACCCGCATCTGGGAGGAGACGAACCTCTCCGTCCTCTTCGTCACGCACAACGTCCGTGAGGCCGTCCGCCTCGCCCAGCGCGTGGTCCTCCTCTCCTCCCGCCCCGGCCGGGTCGCGAAGGAATGGACCGTGGGCATCCCGCAGCCGCGCCGCATCGAGGACGCGGACGTCGCGGAGCTGTCCCTTGAGATCACTGAACACCTGCGTGGGGAGATCCGCCGCCATGGCCAGCACTGA
- a CDS encoding ABC transporter permease translates to MASTDTTPETRTKAKAEDLAGLEAGLDALDAVQTHRTPVREVLVKKVLPPLLAVGLVLLVWQILVAAHITEETKLPTLSSVWDSLADMWAKGTLLEVIWTSVSRGLLGFLLALAIGTPLGLLVARVKFVRAAIGPILQGLQSLPSVAWVPPAVLWFGLNDAMMYTVILLGAVPSIANGLVSGIDQIPPLFLRAGRTLGATGLRGARHVVMPAALPGYLAGLKQGWAFSWRSLMAAEIIASSPDLGLGLGQLLENGRNNIDLPGVFLAIILILVVGIAIDLLIFSPVERWVLRTRGLLVKS, encoded by the coding sequence ATGGCCAGCACTGACACCACCCCCGAGACCCGGACCAAGGCCAAGGCCGAAGACCTCGCCGGCCTGGAGGCGGGCCTCGACGCGCTCGACGCCGTCCAGACCCACCGCACCCCGGTCCGTGAGGTCCTCGTCAAGAAGGTCCTGCCGCCGCTCCTCGCCGTCGGCCTGGTCCTCCTCGTCTGGCAGATCCTCGTCGCCGCGCACATCACCGAGGAGACCAAGCTCCCCACCCTGTCCTCCGTCTGGGACAGCCTGGCCGACATGTGGGCCAAGGGCACCCTGCTCGAGGTCATCTGGACCAGCGTCTCGCGCGGTCTGCTCGGCTTCCTGCTGGCCCTGGCCATCGGCACCCCGCTCGGTCTGCTCGTGGCCCGGGTGAAGTTCGTCCGCGCCGCGATCGGCCCGATCCTGCAGGGCCTGCAGTCGCTGCCCTCGGTCGCCTGGGTGCCCCCGGCGGTGCTCTGGTTCGGGCTCAACGACGCGATGATGTATACCGTCATCCTGCTCGGCGCCGTCCCGTCCATCGCCAACGGCCTCGTCTCCGGCATCGACCAGATCCCGCCGCTGTTCCTGCGGGCCGGCCGCACCCTGGGCGCCACCGGCCTGCGCGGCGCCCGGCACGTGGTCATGCCGGCCGCGCTGCCCGGGTACCTGGCCGGCCTCAAGCAGGGCTGGGCCTTCTCCTGGCGCTCCCTGATGGCCGCCGAGATCATCGCCAGCTCCCCCGACCTGGGCCTGGGGCTGGGCCAGCTCCTCGAGAACGGCCGCAACAACATCGACCTGCCCGGCGTGTTCCTCGCGATCATCCTGATCCTGGTCGTCGGCATCGCGATCGACCTGCTGATCTTCAGCCCGGTCGAGCGGTGGGTGCTGCGCACCCGCGGCCTGCTGGTCAAGAGCTGA